In Triticum urartu cultivar G1812 chromosome 6, Tu2.1, whole genome shotgun sequence, the following proteins share a genomic window:
- the LOC125514090 gene encoding F-box protein PP2-A13-like isoform X1, producing the protein MGTGSSILGADADWGETSLGDMPESCVAAVLLNLDPPEICQVACLNRAFRGAASADCVWAGKLPANYRYLAALAAAADDEGDGDGDGNVKPCSPISTKKGIYARLCRPTPFDGGTKEFWIEKNKGGLCMSISSKAMAITGIDDRRYWSHLVTEESRFHSVAYLQQIWWLEVGGELDFCFPAGSYSLFFRLHLGRAHRRMGRRVCGTELIHGWDARPTRFQLSTSDEQQATSEYYLDGPGSWILYHVGDFVISNSDELTSLKYSMMQIDCTHTKGGLCVDSVAIYPKGYRRENMNMVYM; encoded by the exons ATGGGGACGGGATCGAGCATCCTTGGCGCGGATGCCGATTGGGGTGAGACGTCTCTCGGCGACATGCCGGAGAGCTGCGTGGCGGCGGTGCTGCTCAACCTTGACCCGCCGGAGATCTGCCAGGTAGCCTGCCTCAACCGCGCCTTCCGGGGCGCCGCATCCGCGGACTGCGTCTGGGCCGGCAAGCTGCCCGCTAACTACCGGTACCTTGCGGCCCTCGCAGCTGCCGCTGATGATGAGGGCGATGGTGACGGAGACGGCAATGTCAAGCCCTGCTCCCCTATATCGACTAAGAAGGGGATTTACGCGCGCCTGTGCCGACCTACTCCATTTGATGGCGgtacaaag GAATTCTGGATCGAGAAGAACAAGGGAGGCCTTTGTATGTCCATCTCCTCAAAAGCGATGGCCATCACAGGTATAGATGACCGAAGATATTGGAGCCACCTTGTCACAGAGGAATCAAG ATTCCATAGTGTTGCCTATCTTCAGCAAATTTGGTGGCTTGAAGTGGGTGGGGAGCTTGATTTCTGCTTCCCTGCAGGTTCATACAGCCTGTTTTTCCGTCTTCACCTGGGTCGAGCGCACAGACGCATGGGTCGCCGGGTTTGTGGAACTGAGCTCATTCATGGGTGGGATGCCAGACCCACGCGGTTCCAGCTCTCAACATCGGACGAACAGCAGGCTACATCGGAGTATTATCTAGATGGACCGGGAAGCTGGATTCTCTACCATGTCGGTGATTTTGTCATCTCGAACTCGGATGAGCTGACCAGCCTGAAGTATTCAATGATGCAGATTGACTGCACCCATACTAAAGGTGGTTTATGCGTTGATTCGGTTGCCATATACCCGAAAGGGTATCGGCGCGAGAACATGAACATGGTCTACATGTGA
- the LOC125514090 gene encoding F-box protein PP2-A13-like isoform X2 gives MGTGSSILGADADWGETSLGDMPESCVAAVLLNLDPPEICQVACLNRAFRGAASADCVWAGKLPANYRYLAALAAAADDEGDGDGDGNVKPCSPISTKKGIYARLCRPTPFDGGTKEFWIEKNKGGLCMSISSKAMAITGIDDRRYWSHLVTEESRFKAVCTGVSLTCSFLTPKE, from the exons ATGGGGACGGGATCGAGCATCCTTGGCGCGGATGCCGATTGGGGTGAGACGTCTCTCGGCGACATGCCGGAGAGCTGCGTGGCGGCGGTGCTGCTCAACCTTGACCCGCCGGAGATCTGCCAGGTAGCCTGCCTCAACCGCGCCTTCCGGGGCGCCGCATCCGCGGACTGCGTCTGGGCCGGCAAGCTGCCCGCTAACTACCGGTACCTTGCGGCCCTCGCAGCTGCCGCTGATGATGAGGGCGATGGTGACGGAGACGGCAATGTCAAGCCCTGCTCCCCTATATCGACTAAGAAGGGGATTTACGCGCGCCTGTGCCGACCTACTCCATTTGATGGCGgtacaaag GAATTCTGGATCGAGAAGAACAAGGGAGGCCTTTGTATGTCCATCTCCTCAAAAGCGATGGCCATCACAGGTATAGATGACCGAAGATATTGGAGCCACCTTGTCACAGAGGAATCAAG GTTTAAAGCTGTATGCACTGGAGTATCGCTGACATGTTCTTTCCTAACTCCTAAAGAATAA